From Streptomyces sp. CMB-StM0423, a single genomic window includes:
- the proC gene encoding pyrroline-5-carboxylate reductase translates to MTQKVAVLGAGKIGEALLSGMIRAGWSPGDLLVTARRQDRAEELRHRYGVEPVSNGDAAKRADTLILTVKPQDMGTLLDDLAPHVPADRLVVSAAAGIPTGFFEERLPEGAPVVRVMPNTPVLVDEGMCVISAGKHAVEQHLARTEEIFKPVGKTLRVPEAQQDAATALSGSGPAYFYFLVEAMTDAGILLGLPREKAHDLIVQAAIGAAVMLRDSGEHPVKLREAVTSPAGTTINAIRELENHGVRAALIAAIEAARDRSRELGAGPAPDAKRP, encoded by the coding sequence ATGACCCAGAAAGTCGCCGTACTCGGCGCCGGAAAGATCGGCGAGGCGCTGCTCTCCGGCATGATCCGCGCCGGCTGGTCGCCCGGCGACCTGCTCGTGACCGCCCGCCGCCAGGACCGCGCGGAGGAGCTGCGCCATCGCTACGGTGTCGAGCCCGTCTCGAACGGCGACGCAGCCAAGCGCGCCGACACCCTCATCCTCACCGTCAAGCCGCAGGACATGGGCACGCTGCTGGACGACCTCGCGCCGCACGTGCCGGCGGACCGGCTCGTCGTCTCCGCCGCGGCCGGCATCCCCACGGGCTTCTTCGAGGAGCGGCTGCCGGAGGGCGCCCCCGTCGTCCGCGTCATGCCGAACACGCCGGTGCTCGTGGACGAGGGGATGTGCGTCATCTCCGCGGGGAAGCACGCCGTGGAGCAGCACCTGGCCCGGACCGAGGAGATCTTCAAGCCCGTCGGCAAGACGCTGCGCGTCCCCGAGGCGCAGCAGGACGCCGCCACCGCCCTGTCCGGCTCAGGACCGGCGTACTTCTACTTCCTCGTGGAGGCCATGACCGACGCCGGGATCCTCCTGGGCCTGCCGCGCGAGAAGGCCCACGACCTCATCGTGCAGGCCGCGATCGGCGCGGCGGTCATGCTGCGCGACAGCGGCGAGCACCCGGTCAAGCTCCGCGAGGCGGTCACGTCCCCCGCGGGCACGACGATCAACGCGATCCGCGAGCTGGAGAACCACGGCGTACGGGCCGCGCTGATCGCGGCGATCGAAGCGGCCCGCGACCGCAGCAGGGAGCTGGGCGCGGGCCCGGCGCCGGACGCCAAGCGCCCGTAG
- a CDS encoding ABC transporter permease: MNATRTLATARRVLRQLGHDRRTIGLILGVPLVMMTLLYGVFDGDKRTFDSIGASLLGIFPLITMFLVTSIATLRERTSGTLERLLAMPLGKGDMILGYALAFGALAAVQASLAAGLAVWVLDLGFAGSPWLLLVVALLDALLGTALGLFVSAFAASEFQAVQFLPAVIFPQLLLCGLFAPRDSMQPVLEAISNALPMSYAVNGMNQVLDHEEVTGDFLRDIAVVGGSAVLVLGLGAVTLRRRTA, encoded by the coding sequence GTGAACGCCACCCGCACCCTCGCCACCGCGCGCCGCGTCCTGCGGCAACTCGGCCACGACCGCCGCACCATCGGCCTCATCCTGGGCGTGCCGCTGGTCATGATGACGCTGCTCTACGGGGTCTTCGACGGCGACAAGCGCACCTTCGACTCCATCGGCGCCTCGCTGCTCGGCATCTTCCCGCTGATCACCATGTTCCTGGTGACCTCCATCGCCACCCTGCGCGAGCGCACCTCCGGCACGCTGGAACGGCTGCTCGCCATGCCTCTCGGCAAGGGCGACATGATCCTCGGCTACGCCCTCGCCTTCGGCGCCCTGGCCGCGGTCCAGGCGTCGCTGGCCGCGGGGCTCGCGGTGTGGGTCCTCGACCTCGGCTTCGCCGGGTCGCCCTGGCTGCTGCTCGTCGTCGCGCTGCTGGACGCGCTGCTGGGCACGGCGCTCGGGCTGTTCGTGTCGGCGTTCGCGGCGAGCGAGTTCCAGGCCGTGCAGTTCCTGCCCGCGGTGATCTTCCCGCAGTTGCTGCTGTGCGGGCTGTTCGCGCCCCGGGACTCGATGCAGCCGGTGCTGGAGGCGATCTCCAACGCGCTGCCGATGTCGTACGCCGTGAACGGCATGAACCAGGTCCTCGACCACGAGGAGGTGACCGGCGACTTCCTCCGCGACATCGCCGTCGTCGGCGGCAGCGCGGTGCTGGTGCTCGGCCTCGGCGCGGTGACGCTCCGGCGCCGTACGGCGTGA
- a CDS encoding response regulator, with protein MTAQPPPPAGPGTSGPGRSGPGASGREPIRVLLADDEAMVRGGVRAILAAAADIEVVAEAGDGREAVELTRRHRPDVALLDIRMPVLDGLGAAAELRRAAPGTAVVMLTTFSEDEYIAGALDSGAAGFLLKSGDPYELMAAVRAAAGGASYLSPHVARRVIQRVSGGRLTREKEARERAAALTPREREVLALVGAGLSNAEIAGRLHLVEGTVKAYVSQVLARLELKNRVQAAILAYEAGLAGEDAGPPAQGSP; from the coding sequence ATGACAGCGCAGCCACCCCCGCCGGCCGGACCGGGCACATCCGGACCGGGTAGGTCAGGACCGGGCGCGTCCGGGCGGGAGCCGATCCGGGTCCTGCTCGCCGATGACGAGGCCATGGTCCGCGGCGGGGTGCGGGCCATCCTCGCCGCCGCGGCCGACATCGAGGTCGTCGCCGAGGCCGGCGACGGCCGCGAGGCCGTCGAGCTGACCCGGCGGCACCGCCCCGACGTCGCCCTGCTCGACATCCGCATGCCCGTGCTCGACGGCCTGGGCGCCGCCGCCGAGCTGCGCCGGGCCGCGCCGGGGACGGCGGTGGTGATGCTCACGACGTTCTCCGAGGACGAGTACATCGCCGGCGCCCTCGACAGCGGCGCCGCCGGCTTCCTGCTCAAGTCCGGCGATCCGTACGAGCTGATGGCCGCCGTCCGCGCCGCCGCGGGCGGCGCCTCGTACCTCTCGCCGCACGTCGCCCGCCGCGTCATTCAGCGGGTCAGCGGCGGCCGGCTGACCCGGGAGAAGGAGGCGCGCGAGCGCGCCGCGGCGCTCACCCCGCGGGAGCGCGAGGTGCTGGCCCTCGTCGGTGCCGGTCTTTCGAACGCGGAGATAGCCGGCCGCCTGCACCTGGTGGAGGGCACGGTGAAGGCGTACGTGAGCCAGGTGCTGGCCCGCCTGGAGCTGAAGAACCGGGTCCAGGCCGCGATCCTCGCCTACGAAGCGGGGCTGGCCGGCGAGGACGCCGGACCCCCGGCGCAGGGCTCGCCGTAA